Proteins from a single region of Rhea pennata isolate bPtePen1 chromosome 6, bPtePen1.pri, whole genome shotgun sequence:
- the ORC2 gene encoding origin recognition complex subunit 2, which translates to MSQPAGRGSAALEVRFVPDEDVLKHIADDAGVKVRKDKTQLTVNAKKFVKTLENISDDEAQEILEEKSYVAVLGICAQDTMGNGSGVGGGEVYSFQTPKRSGKMAELASELARTPGQSVAPDRTECPEKTVKSPQSSKHLNSNKVQQKSKKNEFVSTTPYRLRRRLAAPDTHLESESEYSASCSEEEEEEEEEEQKEANTVVSGRKTPAKTKTASTPLLKKTLSKKMKDDKMSNLVEEYFEAHSSSKVLTSDRTLQKLQRRRLNQETLRDLLKKAPLAFAAEIKELNQQHESLFSKWMLQLHLGFNIMLYGLGSKRDLLEKFRTSVLRDSVHLVVNGYFPSITVRSILNSITEEVLEHIGTFRSPLDQLEFIMKRFKEDSSLELYVLIHNLDSQMLRGERSQQILAQLSSLPSIYLIASIDHINAPLMWDQAKQSLYNWLWYETTTFSPYVEETSYENSLLVQQSGSLALSSLTHVLRSLTPNARGIFRLLAQYQLENKDNPCYPGLSFQDFYQQCREAFLVNSDLTLRAQLTEFRDHKLIRTKRGPDGVEYLLIPVDDSTLTDFLEKEDEDV; encoded by the exons GTGTTAAAGTTCGGAAGGATAAGACTCAACTGACAGTCAATGCAAAAAAATTTGTGAAAACACTTGAAAACATCTCAGATGATGAAGCTCAGGAGATCCTGGAAGAGAAGTCTTACGTTGCTGTTCTTGGAATATGTGCCCAAG ataCAATGGGAAATGGCTCAGGTGTAGGTGGTGGTGAAGTTTACTCATTCCAGACTCCAAAACGCTCCGGCAAAATGGCAGAGCTGG CCTCTGAATTAGCCCGGACACCAGGACAGAGTGTGGCTCCTGATCGCACTGAGTGCCCTGAGAAGACTGTCAAATCCCCTCAAAGCAGCA AACATTTGAATTCAAACAAAGTGCAGCAGAAG agtaaaaagaatgaatttgtgTCCACCACACCTTACAGACTCAGGAGGAGGCTAGCAG CTCCAGACACTCATTTAGAAAGTGAGAGTGAATATTCTGCTTCCTgctcggaggaggaggaggaggaggaagaggaggaacagaaagaagCCAACACTGTTGTATCAGGCCGAAAGACCCCTGCAAAAACTAAGACTGCATCTACACCTCTTCTCAAAAAAACCTTATCCAAAAAAATGAAGGATGACAAGATG AGCAACCTGGTGGAGGAATACTTTGAAGCGCACAGTAGTTCCAAAGTGCTCACCTCGGACCGAACCCTGCAGAAACTGCAGAGAAGAAGGCTAAATCAG GAAACACTGCGCGACCTCTTGAAAAAAGCTCCCCTtgcctttgctgctgaaatcaAAGAGCTGAACCAACAGCATGAGTCTCTGTTTTCCAAGTGGATGCTGCAGTTACA CTTGGGTTTCAATATCATGCTCTATGGACTGGGCTCAAAGCGGGATTTGCTGGAAAAGTTTCGTACCTCTGTGCTCCGGGATTCTGTTCACCTTGTGGTTAATGGATACTTCCCCAGCATCACTGTGAGATCA ATTTTGAACTCCATCACAGAGGAAGTACTGGAGCATATTGGGACATTCCGTAGCCCCCTTGACCAACTTGAATTCATCATGAAAAGGTTTAAAGAAG ATTCCTCTTTAGAGCTCTATGTCCTCATTCATAACCTGGACAGCCAGATGttgagaggagaaagaagtcaGCAGATCCTTGCACAGTTATCTTCTCTGCCTAGCATTTACCTCATTGCCTCTATCGATCACATCAATGCTCCTCTGA TGTGGGATCAGGCAAAGCAAAGCCTCTACAACTGGCTTTGGTATGAAACAACCACATTTAGTCCTTATGTGGAAGAAACCTCCTACGAGAACTCGCTTTTAGTACAGCAGTCTGGATCTTTGGCTTTGAGCTCCTTAACACACGTCCTGCGCAGTCTCACTCCCAATGCCAG GGGGATATTCAGATTGCTTGCACAGTACCAGCTGGAAAACAAGGACAACCCATGTTACCCAG GGCTCTCTTTCCAAGACTTCTACCAGCAGTGTCGGGAGGCATTCCTCGTGAACAGTGACCTAACACTGAGGGCACAGCTGACAGAATTCAGGGACCACAAGCTCATCCGGACCAAGCGG GGACCTGATGGTGTGGAATACTTATTAATTCCTGTAGATGACAGTACCTTGACTGACTTCTTagagaaagaagatgaagaTGTATAA